The Anopheles marshallii chromosome X, idAnoMarsDA_429_01, whole genome shotgun sequence genome includes a window with the following:
- the LOC128711987 gene encoding uncharacterized protein LOC128711987: MKMKKFMTTKTSAVSTPSPSPPAMFSFDTLLHQQVADRNGSSTSPSTPERNGNDDDDDNSMPSVALPPPTPTAILSVATALCAMDDKEVKTVKESSPARVLASTADSPSSSTSNTGVVKMCGYLKKKRNRMGGWRKLFFILQNQLLLSYSSRDDYEKKLAPFKDIINLVPGTVIIPTTGPRFTIETNSKLMYTFRCDDHRSCSEWIMALLDSLTVANGGMSADRNFSLHNSFQRSTLPLSSFSLPANCKPFADVISRSNGPALAALKKRAPQPPNRPGPPKPPRSFSAEATVRHRACGTAREPNDKDDLNNNVLKVPDSTAYEGKLMATNSLSNSRDNGTKLSGTGENDDNGRPETVVPLETRTPIGARDNSADQTARGRTVLVDRRAGVKSAVEDGGVEPKAEARQKEELRDRPRQQIFRLHQDVWSKSHHQSMDVCRINSMFNERPSMPATIDSAQGIKHPQHSDTLAESMSKSVCSPSSSDVVDNAASCNSHVYEEVGIPVELQNALMETEPIYAVVDVRAKRSRRLARTLDTNTGQPDDRADGGRKVSVSLPQISDGVELVTGTARRPVTARSCSNYDDYEDVNYLFETHRSTGGTETDSVGTNGSQEPLPMRHEAYGDEHIYEPIQVSERIPSITTGSSSSLPAPTDHHHSHSLWRQLKRMQLQGSWRRLTHRNGSTHTQTPKPQSTEPPHTARSATVTALEGLGRRFDSHRRSIKKRIKNLCERIDPASGTTVPGAQHQTPAPEPSPPDTSTGVRSRKSVSLDSFLLAKGQASVPRY; this comes from the exons AACAGGTAGCAGATCGCAATGGAAGTTCAACGTCTCCGAGCACACCGGAACGCAATGGgaacgatgacgacgacgacaacagtATGCCGAGCGTtgcactaccaccaccaacacctaCCGCCATACTGTCGGTGGCCACTGCGCTGTGTGCAATGGATGACAAAGAGGTTAAGACTGTGAAAGAATCCTCCCCGGCACGAGTACTAGCGTCAACTGCCGATTCGCCATCGTCGTCCACCTCCAACACCGGCGTGGTAAAGATGTGTGGAtatttgaagaagaaaagaaat AGGATGGGTGGATGGCGAAAGTTATTCTTCATACTCCAGAATCAACTACTGCTGTCGTACTCGTCGCGTGATGACTACGAGAAGAAGCTCGCACCGTTTAAGGACATCATCAATCTGGTGCCGGGCACAGTCATTATCCCAACCACTGGACCGCGTTTCACCATCGAAACGAACTCGAAGCTTATGTATACATTC CGCTGTGATGATCATCGTAGCTGTTCCGAATGGATAATGGCACTGCTAGATAGTTTAACCGTGGCAAACGGAGGCATGAGTGCTGACCGTAACTTCAG CTTGCATAATAGCTTCCAGCGCTCCACCCTACCACTATCGTCGTTTTCGTTGCCAGCGAACTGCAAACCGTTTGCGGATGTCATTAGCCGGTCGAACGGACCGGCACTAGCTGCGTTAAAGAAGCGGGCTCCCCAGCCACCGAACCGTCCCGGACCACCTAAGCCACCGCGCAGCTTCAGCGCGGAAGCGACTGTGCGGCATCGGGCATGCGGAACCGCCCGAGAACCGAATGACAAAGATGATCTCAACAATAATGTACTGAAGGTGCCAGATAGTACCGCTTACGAAGGGAAATTGATGGCTACCAACAGCCTCTCGAACTCACGGGATAATGGTACGAAACTGTCCGGCACCGGCGAGAACGATGATAATGG ACGACCCGAGACTGTCGTCCCGCTGGAAACACGAACGCCCATCGGTGCGAGGGACAACAGTGCCGACCAGACGGCAAGGGGTCGCACGGTACTGGTAGATCGACGAGCCGGCGTCAAGAGTGCCGTTGAAGATGGAGGGGTCGAACCGAAGGCGGAGGCACGGCAGAAGGAGGAACTCCGCGACCGACCGAGGCAGCAGATATTTCGACTGCATCAGGATGTTTGGAGCAAATCGCACCACCAGTCGATGGATGTGTGTCGCATCAACAGCATGTTTAACGAGCGTCCCAGCATGCCAGCAACCATCGACAGTGCTCAAGGTATTAAACATCCCCAGCATTCTGATACTCTGGCCGAATCGATGTCCAAATCTGTCTG CTCACCGTCCAGTAGCGACGTGGTCGATAATGCAGCATCTTGCAACTCGCATGTTTACGAGGAGGTTGGCATACCGGTTGAATTGCAGAATGCCCTGATGGAGACGGAACCGATCTACGCCGTGGTGGATGTGCGGGCCAAACGGTCCCGTCGGTTAGCTCGCACGCTCGACACCAACACCGGACAGCCGGACGATCGGGCCGACGGTGGCCGAAAGGTGTCCGTATCCTTACCACAGATTTCCGATGGCGTTGAGCTGGTCACCGGTACGGCGCGGCGCCCAGTAACCGCACGTAGCTGCAGCAACTACGATGACTACGAAGACGTCAACTATCTGTTTGAGACGCACCGATCGACCGGTGGCACGGAGACGGACAGCGTCGGAACGAACGGATCACAGGAACCACTACCGATGCGCCACGAAGCGTACGGTGATGAGCACATCTACGAACCG ATACAAGTTTCCGAGCGCATACCGTCCATTACGACGGGTTCCTCGTCGTCTCTGCCTGCCCCAACCGACCATCACCACAGCCACAGCCTGTGGCGACAGCTGAAGCGTATGCAGCTGCAAGGATCCTGGCGCCGGTTAACGCACCGGAACGGTTCTACCCACacccaaacaccaaaaccacAATCAACCGAACCACCCCACACCGCCCGGTCGGCGACGGTGACCGCCCTCGAGGGATTGGGCCGCCGGTTCGACAGCCATCGACGTTCGATCAAGAAGCGCATCAAGAACTTGTGCGAACGTATCGATCCGGCTAGCGGGACGACGGTCCCCGGTGCACAGCACCAAACACCCGCGCCGGAACCATCCCCACCGGACACATCAACCGGTGTACGGTCACGCAAATCCGTATCGCTCGACAGCTTTCTGCTCGCGAAAGGTCAAGCGTCTGTGCCGAGATATTAG